From the Saimiri boliviensis isolate mSaiBol1 chromosome X, mSaiBol1.pri, whole genome shotgun sequence genome, one window contains:
- the SASH3 gene encoding SAM and SH3 domain-containing protein 3 has translation MLRRKPSNANEKEPTQKKKLSLQRSSSFKDFAKSKPSSPVVSEKEFNLDDNIPEDDSGVPAPEDAGKSGKKLGKKWRAVISRTMNRKTGKMMVKALSEEMGDTLEEGSASPTSPDCSLDSPGPEKVAMAFSEEEERELPALSRQASTGSELCSPSPGSGSFGEKPPAPQYTGPFCGRARVHTDFTPSPYDHDSLKLQKGDVIQIIEKPPVGTWQGLLNGKLGSFKFIYVDVLPEEAVEPARPSRRQSKGKRPKPKTLHELLERIGLEEHTSTLLLNGYQTLEDFKELRETHLNELNIMDPQHRAKLLTAAELLLDYDTGSEEAEEGAESSQEPVAHTVSDPKVDIPRDSGCYEGSESGRDEAELTGTEEQLQGLSLAGAP, from the exons ATGCTGCGCCGCAAGCCCTCCAATGCCAACGAGAAGGAGCCCACTCAGAAGAAAAAG CTCTCCCTTCAGCGCTCCAGCAGCTTCAAGGATTTTGCCAAATCCAAACCCAGCTCCCCCGTGGTGAGCGAGAAGGAGTTTAATCTGGATGATAAT ATTCCAGAAGATGACTCAGGTGTCCCCGCCCCAGAGGATGCTGGGAAGAGTGGCAAAAAGCTGGGGAAGAAGTGGAGGGCAGTGATTTCCCGAACCATGAACAGGAAGACGGGCAAGATGATGGTGAAGGCCCTGTCAGAAGAGATG GGAGACACTCTGGAGGAGGGCTCTGCCTCCCCGACATCTCCAGACTGCAGCCTGGACAGCCCCGGCCCTGAGAAAGTGGCGATGGCCTTTTCTGAGGAAGAGGAGCGTGAACTTCCAGCGCTCAGCCGCCAGGCGTCAACAG GCAGTGAGCTCTGCAGCCCCAGCCCAGGCTCTGGCAGCTTCGGGGAGAAACCACCTGCCCCCCAGTACACAGGGCCCTTCTGTGGCCGGGCACGAGTCCACACCGACTTCACTCCCAGCCCCTATGACCACGACTCACTGAAACTGCAG AAAGGCGATGTGATCCAGATCATTGAAAAGCCACCTGTGGGCACATGGCAGGGCCTACTCAATGGCAAGCTGGGCTCTTTCAAATTCATCTATGTGGATGTGCTGCCCGAGGAGGCCGTAGAGCCTGCCCGCCCCAGCCGCCGACAGAGCAAGGGCAAGAGACCCAAGCCTAAGACCCTGCATGAGCTGCTGGAGCGCATCGGCCTGGAG GAGCACACGTCCACCCTCTTGCTCAATGGCTACCAGACACTGGAGGACTTCAAAGAGCTGCGAGAAACACATCTCAATGAGCTCAACATCATGGACCCACAGCACCGGGCCAAGCTGCTCACTGCCGCTGAGCTGCTGCTGGACTATGACA CCGGCAGcgaggaggcagaagagggcgCCGAGAGCAGCCAGGAGCCAGTGGCACACACAGTGTCCGACCCCAAGGTGGACATCCCTCGTGACTCCGGCTGCTATGAGGGCTCAGAGAGCGGGCGTGATGAGGCGGAGCTGACGGGCACTGAGGAGCAGCTGCAGGGCCTCTCCCTGGCCGGGGCACCTTGA